The Candidatus Omnitrophota bacterium genome contains a region encoding:
- a CDS encoding GNVR domain-containing protein, translated as MPQYELNLRDYWVILRKRKTIVFLTFGIVLALTAAYTLLEEPAYKASATVSIAEKKTFGKLLTEVFVVSPGDPLLSQSRIIKSKPVAEAVVRELNLAGTRPTEEEFQKIVSAVEASISTEIVTNTNLIRIDVVNRDPRKAAAIANVITKAFVVENLKEKNKQARSVREFVEKRMEEIKEKLRASEVALMEFRRKEAAAGIAVPLQNKLVELESKRAELLLTYTELHPDVVKIKEQIQGIKDRLEKMSETELEFARLTREFQMNEKAYRELEDRFHEAQFAEAEEVSDVNIVDPASVPVRPMKPDRVLNLLMGVIVGLTLSFVSAFVTEHLDTSLGTIEDIESVIKLPVLGVIPHLPIRGEEKKSFREKVSIIKQVKEDDRLSQLKQQLIINYPNKSPIIEAYRILYTSIKIEVFGGELDGKNLLLTSTGPGEGKSITIANLGLTMAQMGKRVLLIDADLRRSIIHKIFGFKDKKPGLADILLGTATESSIRGLTDFLIGLGWDEALKIPGIDNLNVLTSGSTVQNPAELLGSQNMVNFLKRMREKYDVVLLDSPPVLAVTDPSVLAPNVNAVILLYEAGKISRSALHRAKIQLESVKAPVKGVVLNNISPEVEMYSSYYYHYKPREEKPGRGVKET; from the coding sequence ATGCCGCAGTATGAATTAAACCTGCGCGACTATTGGGTAATTTTACGAAAAAGAAAGACGATAGTTTTTCTTACTTTTGGCATCGTCTTGGCCTTAACCGCCGCTTATACACTCCTCGAAGAACCGGCATATAAAGCCTCCGCGACCGTCAGCATAGCCGAAAAGAAAACCTTCGGAAAGTTATTAACGGAGGTATTTGTCGTTTCCCCGGGAGACCCCCTTCTTTCCCAGTCGAGGATCATAAAAAGCAAGCCGGTCGCAGAAGCGGTCGTCAGGGAATTAAATTTGGCCGGCACCCGCCCAACCGAAGAAGAGTTCCAGAAGATAGTCTCGGCCGTGGAAGCATCCATCTCGACGGAGATCGTGACTAATACGAACCTCATCCGCATCGACGTGGTCAATAGAGACCCGCGGAAGGCCGCCGCGATCGCCAACGTCATCACTAAGGCGTTTGTCGTCGAAAATCTAAAGGAAAAGAATAAGCAGGCCCGCTCTGTGCGCGAGTTTGTCGAGAAAAGGATGGAAGAGATCAAGGAGAAGTTAAGGGCGTCCGAAGTCGCTCTTATGGAATTCAGGAGGAAAGAAGCGGCCGCGGGCATCGCGGTCCCGCTTCAAAATAAACTGGTAGAGCTTGAAAGCAAAAGGGCCGAGCTGCTTTTGACGTATACCGAACTTCACCCCGACGTAGTAAAAATAAAAGAACAGATCCAGGGAATAAAGGACCGGCTCGAGAAGATGTCGGAAACGGAACTCGAATTTGCGCGGCTGACCCGGGAATTCCAGATGAACGAAAAGGCATATCGGGAATTAGAAGATAGATTCCATGAAGCGCAGTTCGCCGAGGCGGAGGAGGTTTCCGATGTCAATATAGTCGATCCCGCGAGCGTCCCGGTGCGGCCTATGAAGCCGGACCGCGTATTGAATTTGCTGATGGGGGTGATCGTGGGCCTGACTTTGAGTTTTGTTTCGGCTTTTGTTACGGAACACTTAGATACCTCATTAGGGACGATAGAGGATATCGAAAGCGTAATCAAGCTGCCCGTCTTGGGAGTGATCCCTCACTTACCGATCAGAGGCGAAGAAAAGAAGAGTTTCAGGGAGAAAGTTTCTATAATAAAGCAAGTCAAGGAAGACGATAGATTATCGCAGCTGAAGCAACAACTGATCATAAATTATCCGAACAAATCTCCGATCATCGAGGCATACCGGATCTTGTATACGAGCATAAAAATAGAAGTCTTTGGCGGAGAGCTTGACGGGAAGAATTTATTATTAACGAGCACGGGCCCCGGCGAAGGCAAATCGATAACGATCGCGAATTTAGGGCTTACGATGGCGCAGATGGGCAAAAGGGTCCTCCTGATCGACGCCGATCTAAGGCGTTCCATAATCCATAAGATCTTCGGGTTTAAAGACAAAAAACCCGGCCTTGCCGATATCCTGTTGGGCACTGCGACGGAAAGTTCAATAAGGGGTTTAACGGATTTTCTTATCGGGCTCGGCTGGGATGAGGCGTTAAAGATCCCCGGCATAGACAATCTGAATGTTTTAACTTCCGGTTCAACCGTTCAAAACCCGGCGGAACTTCTCGGTTCACAAAATATGGTTAACTTTCTCAAAAGGATGAGAGAGAAATACGACGTCGTATTATTGGATTCCCCGCCGGTTTTGGCGGTTACCGACCCGTCCGTGCTTGCGCCGAATGTAAATGCGGTGATTTTACTTTATGAGGCGGGGAAGATATCCAGGAGCGCGCTCCATCGCGCGAAAATACAATTGGAATCCGTAAAGGCGCCTGTCAAAGGAGTGGTCTTAAATAATATCTCGCCTGAGGTAGAGATGTATTCGAGTTATTATTATCACTATAAGCCTCGTGAAGAGAAGCCCGGCCGGGGCGTGAAAGAGACATGA
- a CDS encoding nucleotidyltransferase family protein produces MVFDELAKRAHEEGLSALLYYSIKNTGLSDSLPPEFVSGLARHYYNNASFNLFAQEKLNEVLAAFETAGIDAIVLKGLSLMDTVYPNIAVRPITDIDLLIEENDFPRAKDKLNGLGYACEEYCREDFYNGEIAIDIHSSILNSVRVKSRHKTCNIDNAELWRDSGSITLSGRKVRVLSPEDQLISLCLHLFYHHGLKRLIWFVDICALLNAHENAFDWARFLDKCRRFKVKSPVYYCLIAAEIKIGIRVPREVLEKLKPPAENILTRKILDLAIHKDISEKVRFYFILLSLEKFKDKLLYLFEIILPRPNVLRAVYLPGYSLLRLYLFHFKAIFVESSKAAGSLLDTSP; encoded by the coding sequence ATGGTTTTTGATGAATTAGCAAAAAGGGCGCACGAGGAAGGACTCAGCGCCCTTTTGTATTACAGCATCAAAAATACCGGCCTTTCGGATTCATTACCGCCTGAATTCGTTTCAGGATTAGCCCGCCATTATTATAATAACGCGTCTTTCAATTTATTCGCTCAAGAGAAATTAAACGAAGTTCTGGCCGCTTTTGAAACGGCGGGTATCGATGCGATAGTCTTAAAAGGCCTCTCGCTGATGGATACGGTATACCCCAATATAGCCGTACGCCCCATAACCGATATCGACCTTTTAATCGAAGAAAACGATTTCCCGCGCGCGAAAGATAAGTTAAACGGATTGGGCTACGCTTGCGAAGAATATTGCCGGGAGGATTTTTATAACGGCGAAATAGCCATTGATATCCATTCGAGCATATTAAATTCGGTCAGGGTGAAAAGCCGGCATAAAACCTGCAATATCGATAACGCCGAGTTATGGAGAGATTCCGGTTCCATAACCTTGAGCGGGAGAAAGGTCAGGGTCCTCTCGCCCGAGGACCAGTTGATCTCGCTCTGCCTGCACCTGTTTTATCACCACGGGCTGAAGAGGCTGATCTGGTTCGTGGATATTTGCGCGTTATTAAATGCGCATGAAAATGCATTTGATTGGGCCAGATTCCTGGATAAATGCCGCAGATTTAAGGTCAAAAGCCCTGTTTATTACTGTCTTATCGCCGCCGAAATAAAAATCGGGATCCGGGTCCCCCGGGAAGTCTTGGAAAAATTAAAACCGCCGGCTGAAAACATCTTAACGAGGAAGATCCTGGATCTGGCTATACATAAAGATATATCCGAAAAGGTAAGGTTCTATTTTATCCTGCTATCTTTGGAAAAGTTTAAGGATAAGCTTTTATACTTATTCGAAATCATCCTGCCGCGCCCAAACGTTTTGAGGGCCGTTTATCTGCCCGGGTACTCGCTCCTGCGCCTTTATCTCTTTCATTTTAAAGCGATTTTCGTCGAATCTTCCAAGGCGGCAGGTTCGTTGCTTGACACCTCGCCATAG